The Glycine soja cultivar W05 chromosome 4, ASM419377v2, whole genome shotgun sequence genomic sequence TGAAGAGCTATAATGGAAATCAATCTGCAATTGCCGGTGAAGATAGGGACTTGAAACACTCCATttcttctcctccttctcctccttctctAGTTGCCAAAGTGGTATTGCAGCAAGAAACCGTTTGATGAACTCTTTACAACACTCTTTTCCACGGCAAATTTTCTCACGGCTTGCACCACTAATTGGGACCTCTTTCGCTTTGTCTATTTTCCCATACATCACACTCGAATCATCAAACTTGAGTATGAATGCTTGTTGACACCCCTCATAAAGTCTCTCCCCCAAAGAGTCAATGATGTAGTAAGCATCCGCTTCTACCTTCAACACAAAGAAATGGTCGTTCCAACTCACTATGTAAACTCTTGACTCCTTATCACCCACCTTGCTCTTTATCTCGTTCCAAATTTCATCAAAGGACATGGCTCCTTTCAAGCACTGGAACTTCTCAGGGGAGAAAAAACCCGTGTAAGATTTCTGAGGGAGAACAACAAGAGGTCTGAGATTGGCTTCTATGACTGTCTCTAGATCGAAATGCTTATCTGGGAAGAGCTTTGAGTAGTCATCACTGTTGCATAGCCTTCTCCATTCAGATGAACCTTGTGTGATGAGTCTCTCAAATTGTGCTCTTGTTGGCATACCGTGGTTGGTATGGAGCCAGTGCGCTATGAGTGCAACTAAAACCGTGCACGCACTCTCACCGGAGGCTCGTTCACTCATTTGGTCAAAGGAAGCAAAAAACACATTGGTTTTGAGCTTTGTTTGCCCATCTCTACTTGAAAAGTCCTTGTATTCCCAGCTTCTTGAATTGCCTTTTTGGTATAATAATTGTGGAGAAAGTTTATCTGATTTCTGCAATAACTTAACAAGAAAATTGTCTAATTAGTCTACAAAAAAAAGTGACCTACAATAATAATGAAGGGGTAACATAAAAGATGAGGTAACAACTAACCGTGAAAGGAGCAGGATAGGAGGTTTGAGTATTGAGGCTTCTATTCCGTGGCAAGTGGGACAAACGAGTCTTTGCTGTCTCCGAGGTTGTAAAGCTCTCAGACCCGTTTGAGAGTGTTGACCGTGCGTTGGGGATTCCACCGCTGTTGCTACTGCTGCCACTGCTTGTGGTGGAATCGTACGAGTCATCCGAGTCAAACACGGGGGATCTATCCGAGTCATGAGGACTCGTTTGTTCCGATTCATCAAACTtgcctttgtttttctttcccaaGCTTGCCAAGTACTTCACTTCCTTTATAATCCCTCGTTTCTTCTCTGACTGGACCCAGTTTTTTCCAAAGGGTCCTGCTGAGTCACCATTAGAATCCCTCAACTTCAATAATCTCATAGAGACCTGTTAAAAAGTTTTCGTTACCCACTGAGAAATTGTAATCTTTTTTCCACATTTGTGTAATTTTCTATGCTAGATGAGGTTGTCAAATTACGTTTGCTAGAAAGAAAAGATCCAACAATTATAATAACAGTTATTAACAAAGATTCCACacttctttttcaaaattttatttctaattagttgGATTCATATATTAATTCTTATTAACACAAAGTAGATACATACAAGTTATGCATTTCAGTTCATACTTGATAATTCTCTAAATAGTAAAAGAAGTTAATCTAAATGCATTTTGGCTGTGAACCACAAATTAtaagtattaattttataataattatttttaaaattaaacttaacaaaaataaataattagttgaATGTCACagttttatagaaattaaatgcatgataaaaaaaattgaaaaaatatataaaatgtagaTTAGTAATATTTCTGACACATacatattattaaaaagtaaaaacaaaaagaaaagacaagTTCTTTCCTTAATCACGGTCAGATTACGTTATTTTGAAAGTGAATTGCCACAAGAAATGACCGAGTGATAGACGAGAGTCATGAGttcaaacaacaaaatatgacatTAGTAATTTGTTTCATGAGTTTGCATCCACACATACATAgaaaatttcaacaaaataGCCAAGTGTTAATTACTTTTCACTTTTGCTGTATGTGCTTATGAAAGGGGTTTGACTAACTAAGGCCAAAAGGcacatataataaattatattaataagttttttaaaattaaaataaaaacagaaaagaaaatgaaaatggagcGTACCAAAAGGGTAGCTTCTATGCATAAACCATTGACCTTTAATTTGATTGGAAGCCTTCTTTGAAAGTCATGATGAGAAGTGAACTGCgtcttcttctccttcctcaCCACCAATTCTGCCACCGCAACGCTCATTTCCGCTTTTCCGACCGCCGTCATTTTCGCTTTCGATTCTCCCGCATTTCCCTCTCCCTACATTTcattttcaaacaatttttattaaaacacacataataaataaattaacaaatatataatgtTAGTGACAGAACAGAAGAAGTTATTGTTGTTCTTACATATAAGACATGAAATGCGATGTCGCAAACATCGAGGGAGTGGTCTTTGAGGAGGAGATGAAAACCGCATAGGTCGCGTGCTTCCCATGCGAGAGAGGGTGATTTGGAACTGAGGAATCTGCGGGAGCATGTGGTGTGACTGTGAGTGTATCGTCGTTTGGAAAAGGGAACGAGTGGGAGAGGTGTCGTTTCTTTCTTGGTGGCAATCCCCGTAATTTCAAATGCGATCCTGTCGTTTGCGGCGCCGAGCCTGGCTCCGAAGAGGCCTAATTCGAGCTTCAATTGGGTCAGCTTCACGGCGTGTTGTTGTTTGTTGGGCTTCCCCGACAACCTCGTGACCCAGCACTTCATCGGCGGCATCGTTCCGTCTTATCTTAATTAGCTCAAAGTTGTGTTTGGTCGGAGGAAGAAACCATGGATGGGTTTAAGGTTTTGAAAAGACGAAtgatagaagaaagaaaagagggaGAGTGTAACACAATGCTATGGGGAGTCGGAGTCAAAGAGGAATGAGTCACAGTTTCTCAGTTTCCATATTTCCGTGTCAAAGGACCGCCACAGTCTTCACGATTTATATATTATCAcgatatttcatttattttattatgaacaCACGCTTGCTTATTGAATATTTGTAAATACTCCTTTTGTTCGCCAATGGATTCGTTTCGTGACCATAATAGAATAGATTAAGATATTTGTTATAAGGAATAGAGtataatcaaaacaaaataagttttaatcttttttttttgcataaaaatattatatagagagaaagaaaaaaaaaagtttttatcttattttattgtaatcCAACTTTTCGTTAGAataaaaaacacactaaaacaaTATAATGGGATAAGCAATaggataatattattatattttattaacgtaacgaattataatataatataataattatcatattttctCTACCAAACAGATCCTAATTTGTTATTTATCATTTCCCCCCTAAAATATTGGTATAAATTATTCACCATTAAAAGTATTGaccaatttttgtttaaaaatatgagtttgtttaaaattatgagcacataaaagtaaatattttttatttcatatttgaaatcataatttaaaccctgaataatttatttaaaggaTACAAATTAACTATTATTATGTGTGTCAACCAATGTtgatctttattattttatttatactcttcattttacaaaattttatagtttaaaatatcaGTAGTCcctttaatgattatttcatttaaata encodes the following:
- the LOC114408959 gene encoding uncharacterized protein LOC114408959 isoform X1, which produces MPPMKCWVTRLSGKPNKQQHAVKLTQLKLELGLFGARLGAANDRIAFEITGIATKKETTPLPLVPFSKRRYTHSHTTCSRRFLSSKSPSLAWEARDLCGFHLLLKDHSLDVCDIAFHVLYGEGNAGESKAKMTAVGKAEMSVAVAELVVRKEKKTQFTSHHDFQRRLPIKLKVNGLCIEATLLVSMRLLKLRDSNGDSAGPFGKNWVQSEKKRGIIKEVKYLASLGKKNKGKFDESEQTSPHDSDRSPVFDSDDSYDSTTSSGSSSNSGGIPNARSTLSNGSESFTTSETAKTRLSHLPRNRSLNTQTSYPAPFTLLQKSDKLSPQLLYQKGNSRSWEYKDFSSRDGQTKLKTNVFFASFDQMSERASGESACTVLVALIAHWLHTNHGMPTRAQFERLITQGSSEWRRLCNSDDYSKLFPDKHFDLETVIEANLRPLVVLPQKSYTGFFSPEKFQCLKGAMSFDEIWNEIKSKVGDKESRVYIVSWNDHFFVLKVEADAYYIIDSLGERLYEGCQQAFILKFDDSSVMYGKIDKAKEVPISGASREKICRGKECCKEFIKRFLAAIPLWQLEKEEKEEKKWSVSSPYLHRQLQIDFHYSSSSSSSASADSLWSLLESGSLEA
- the LOC114408959 gene encoding uncharacterized protein LOC114408959 isoform X3, with protein sequence MPPMKCWVTRLSGKPNKQQHAVKLTQLKLELGLFGARLGAANDRIAFEITGIATKKETTPLPLVPFSKRRYTHSHTTCSRRFLSSKSPSLAWEARDLCGFHLLLKDHSLDVCDIAFHVLYGEGNAGESKAKMTAVGKAEMSVAVAELVVRKEKKTQFTSHHDFQRRLPIKLKVSMRLLKLRDSNGDSAGPFGKNWVQSEKKRGIIKEVKYLASLGKKNKGKFDESEQTSPHDSDRSPVFDSDDSYDSTTSSGSSSNSGGIPNARSTLSNGSESFTTSETAKTRLSHLPRNRSLNTQTSYPAPFTLLQKSDKLSPQLLYQKGNSRSWEYKDFSSRDGQTKLKTNVFFASFDQMSERASGESACTVLVALIAHWLHTNHGMPTRAQFERLITQGSSEWRRLCNSDDYSKLFPDKHFDLETVIEANLRPLVVLPQKSYTGFFSPEKFQCLKGAMSFDEIWNEIKSKVGDKESRVYIVSWNDHFFVLKVEADAYYIIDSLGERLYEGCQQAFILKFDDSSVMYGKIDKAKEVPISGASREKICRGKECCKEFIKRFLAAIPLWQLEKEEKEEKKWSVSSPYLHRQLQIDFHYSSSSSSSASADSLWSLLESGSLEA
- the LOC114408959 gene encoding uncharacterized protein LOC114408959 isoform X2, with the protein product MPPMKCWVTRLSGKPNKQQHAVKLTQLKLELGLFGARLGAANDRIAFEITGIATKKETTPLPLVPFSKRRYTHSHTTCSRRFLSSKSPSLAWEARDLCGFHLLLKDHSLDVCDIAFHVLYGEGNAGESKAKMTAVGKAEMSVAVAELVVRKEKKTQFTSHHDFQRRLPIKLKVNGLCIEATLLVSMRLLKLRDSNGDSAGPFGKNWVQSEKKRGIIKEVKYLASLGKKNKGKFDESEQTSPHDSDRSPVFDSDDSYDSTTSSGSSSNSGGIPNARSTLSNGSESFTTSETAKTRLSHLPRNRSLNTQTSYPAPFTKSDKLSPQLLYQKGNSRSWEYKDFSSRDGQTKLKTNVFFASFDQMSERASGESACTVLVALIAHWLHTNHGMPTRAQFERLITQGSSEWRRLCNSDDYSKLFPDKHFDLETVIEANLRPLVVLPQKSYTGFFSPEKFQCLKGAMSFDEIWNEIKSKVGDKESRVYIVSWNDHFFVLKVEADAYYIIDSLGERLYEGCQQAFILKFDDSSVMYGKIDKAKEVPISGASREKICRGKECCKEFIKRFLAAIPLWQLEKEEKEEKKWSVSSPYLHRQLQIDFHYSSSSSSSASADSLWSLLESGSLEA